In Anopheles bellator chromosome 2, idAnoBellAS_SP24_06.2, whole genome shotgun sequence, the genomic stretch attgtttttacCGTTAAGAGATAACACTTTTGATACAATCGATAATGGGgttaaaaatacaaaactacaaaacaatcaaacggcTCGCACGCCAAAATAACAATCGATCGCTGCGCTGTACAACTTcttgtttctgctgctgcttgttgaaTAACGCGACCGAGGGCTGGTACTTGAACACTTCCACGAAAGTCTTTCAGACCGTACAGTTGCGGTAAATTAGAAATGTATTAGAGGACGCACCATCTCGGTTACGAACGTCAAGACTTTAAAACAAAGTACGATTTTGTCCCCGGAGCAAAAGCCAAACTCCAAGCGAAGGGCTGCGAAGATACCATCTTCACTTCTTTCCGCTCCGTTTGCTTCGATTGGTCCGTGGGACGGTTGTGCAAACCTTTCTTGGGGGCCGCTGTGCGCTCTACGGCCAAGCTACTTACCACCACGGAAGACGTGACGCTTTTCACGCTAAACCTTCACCAATCATCCAATTCTACAGCCGTCGTCCGTGCGTTGTTTTGGGCGCCTTTTCTGCACTTTTCAGCTGCATAGCTTTGCACTAATTGTTTGGTAAAAACGGGAGAAAATGCGACAACGTTTTTAGAAAGTGCTGCTTCTGTTTGCTGTTAGCGCAAAGTGGGCAAAATGACGGCCAAGCGTGATCGCCAGCAAACGTCAAAACGGAATTTTTGTTCGTGAAGCGTTTTCGGTTCGACCAAGGTTAATATAGTGTGCTGCGGGTAGCGCAAGCGACTTGATTTGACCGTTAAGGTGTAGAGAACGGGCAACCGTTTACGTCATTGTGCCCTTATTGTTAAGTATGCGGACCTTTATGTAAACACTTTTGTAGCGATTTAATATCAACTTGTAAAGTTGAATATAACAGGATTAGTGCGGTGCTGCCCGTAACCTTACTCGCGTAACCCAAAGCAAGCCCACACATTTGTCACAGAAACCTGTCCTAGACACACCTCGACCTGTTCTGTTCCTTCGAGCGAAATTCGGGTGTGCCCGTGGCGAGGAGACTTGTTCCATTATTCGCATAAGTCCGCGTCGATCCAATATTTGCGGAAAACAGGAACCATATGGTTTAGGGATCACAGCGGACTGACGTGACCCGGTGTGTCTCGCAAACAGGTACAGGGTGTGCAGAATGGACTGCAAATTACATGCACTTTCTAGCGCCCCGTTTTGAAATGTGCATTAAAATCATATCAACGAAACccatcatttttaaaacattttcctcGCCCATCGTTTGGGTCGTTTCTTTAACGGGCGTGCTCTTTCCCGCTCGCACTTATCATTTCTCTGCGCAGGCGGGTtgcttttgtttatgttttacaaTCGTGTGCTCCCAATCCTCGTTGTTTCATTCaatcttttcttcttctaacGCTCGttctccctctcactctctctgctTTCCGAAAGACTGTACACCCAACGAAACAAGTCAAACGCTCGAGTCAAGTGGTGGTCGCGAGGTTCGCCGCTTACTGATCGTAGACGTCTTTCGTTCCGTTAGACAGACTTTCTATGTTACATAAAATCCGAACCACGGCGGGCTCGGTGCACCGCTAGGTGAAGATATGGATAGGAACCGGCACACCGTGGCAAAACTTGACCACAGCAACGACGACCACGCAACACCGATCGCCACCAGGGCAGCGCAGGGCGCGAGCGAACGATCGATGCTGTAGCAGATCGCGGTATTTTCTACGCACCGATCGCCCGCGCAGAGAGGTGGCACGCCGATTGCTAAGCCTCGCGTGGCAAGTTGGGCGATCGTTGCGCTCATTCAGTATCTGCGTTCGGTCGGTAGCGCGCGTGTGTCATTCGCTGTGCGGGTTGCGTGcgtcgtgcgtgcgttgttGAAACACGGTTACACGGTTGTTGGTGACAATTTTCGCCCCGCAAAGTAGCTTCGAACCGGACGAACGATGGCGAGCGAAGTGCAAAATTTCTACAAAAACAAGTACATCTTCCTGACCGGAGGGACGGGATTTCTGGGCGTCGCGATCATCGAGAAGATCCTACGCTCCATGCCGGAGGTTTGTACCAACAGAGTTCGAATGTCTTTTTGCGTTTTACGAACGGATTACGGATACGATTTACGTCGTTCGCGTGTTCCGTGGTCCGAATCGATCCcagttgatcgatcgatggcagcGTCACGTAAGATgagggttttccgtttcacaaTCTTCGCTGGTCGTAGGTAGGCTTGGAGCGGCTCGGCATCTAAAAACCCATTAGATGTTACGTAGGGAGTGGAGGATATACGGACGGGCTGAGTTTTCCCAGCCGATCTTTTgcgctcgctcactctctctctctctcctgggCACTCTGTTTGACGCTCTTTCGTGCTCTCCACCACATCAAAAGCCACTTACAACTAAACTAGGTGTGTGCAGTATCAGGCTTCCTTTTCCGTAAGAGCGATGATCATCATCTCCGATCATCATCGGTTTTCGACACTGCAGCAGCTGGTATGGCTGACTTGAAAAGCTTCAATTTCCGCTAATCGCCTACACGTCGTTTGCCGTAGCTAATGTGTGCCTGCGCAGGCCTGCGGATCGCGCGATCATCGTGACGTCACGCGAACCGCATCGAGTTGTGCGTCAGCACGACGACGCAGATCTCGCCGAGCCTGATgtctccatttttttgtgcaaaacaTACAACATTTTCGGTTTATTACACACCCATTTGTGGTCCACTCGTGCCTGGGCCGGTTTCTTGCCGGTGTTCGTGCCGGTCGTCGCAACCGTGACCTTGAATTATTGCCGGTTGATTACAACATTGAGGGTGCGTTTTTTTGTCCTGACACTACCGTAGGTTGTAGCATCGACACAAACAGTGTTTGATTTAGCGCCGTGACCTCTCCGTAGTCTCCGAATGTAGTAGCTTTTTTTGGCAGTTCAATAGCTCCCTTGGAGTTGAGCATCTAAACCACATTCTACAGAGCATATAAGCACAGGTTAATTCGGTTCTCTCGCCGCTCGGCTTAGATTGCAGGAATCTACCTGCTTATGCGCCCGAAGAAGGGCAAAGCGATCCAGGAACGGCTGCAGGATTTAACGAAAAACTCGGTAAGCCTCCGTAAAACTGTGTGGTGCTCCGCGAACCGCTGGTCTCATGATGTATCCGCAACCGTTTCGGGTAGGTCTTTGAGCAACTGCTGCAAACGCAATCGGCCGACGTCTTCAAGAAGCTCATTCCCGTGTCGGGCGATGTGGGCGAAAACTTTCTCGGCCTGTCGCACGAGGACCAGGCCACGATTATCGAAAACACCAACGTGGTCATCCACTCGGCCGCCACGCTCGACTTCCAGGCCACACTCCGCCCGACGGTGAACATTAATTTGCTGGGCACGAAGCGCGTGCTGGACCTGTGCTCACGGATGCGCAATCTGAAGGTGAGTGGTGCCACGACCGCACCGTGCTGACCACCGCTGACCGACATTTGCTTCGCATCTTTTTGCAGAGTGTGGTGCACGTGTCGAGTGCGTACGTGAACTCGTACCtttccgaggccgaggaaaAGTTGTACCCTTGCACCGAGACGTCGCAGAAAGTGATCGACCTTGTGGACACGCTCAGCGATTCCGCCCTTGACGATCTGCTGCCAAAGTGAGTACgaggggccggccggccgttaaGTGGTACCTCTAGCCGCTCAACCTGTCCCTCCGTCCGCTTCCAGGTTGCTGAAGGACCACCCGAATGCGTACACCTTCACCAAGCAGCTGGCCGAGCACGAGGTCAGCAACCATGCGGCACAGTTCCCGTGTGCCATTATCAGACCCAGCATGAGTAAGTTTGCAATCTGGTTTGGATTTGCGAATCCGGGAGGCAATTTGATTTAACACGAATCAATCTACCCACAGTTACCGGTGCGTGGAAGGAACCGACCCCCGGGTGGACCATCTCCAAGAACGGGCCACAGGGATTCTTGATGGGTGCCTCGAAGGGCATCATCCGTCGGTTACCGGTCGGCGTGGACCTCGTGTGCGACTACATACCGGTGGACGCCGTGGTCAATCAAACCCTTTGCCTCGGTTGGTACATGGGCACCAATAGGTACGCTCCTCAAAGTCGCCCTCCGCTCGCACGCTTTTACCGGGTTCACTTTCTACTTCAGCTTCCGTGAGGTGAAAGTGTTCCACTGTACCTCGGGCACCACCAATCCGTTCAAATGGCGCTCGGTGATCGATCAGATGAACGATTACCTGCACAAGTACCCACTGAAGTCGGCCATCTGGTATCCGCGCTTGAAGTTCGTGTCGAGCCTCTGGTTGTACAAGCTGTCCGCAATCTTTGTCCACATCTTGCCCGCCCTGGTGCTGGATTTCGTGCTGCGAATCACCGGCGGACGCCCGATGCTGATGCGCCTGCACACGAACGTGTGGGACTCGCTGAACCGGCTGGAGAAATTCATCTTCAACGAGTGGAAATACTACAATCCGGCCACACAGCAGCTCGCCCAGTCGCTGTCGGAGCAGGATAAGGATTTGTTCAACTTCAACATCGCGCAGCTGCAGTGGCCCGAGTACTTTGTCGAACTGACGCAAGGCGTGCGCCAGTATCTGAACAACGAAAAACCGAAATCGCTCGATGCCGCTCGGAAGAAAGATAAGATGTAAGATGAGCGGCTCGCGGGAGCCATCACAAAGATGTACACCTTTTCCTTTGTCCACACTTTCAGGCTGTTCGTCGTGGACGTCGTGTTCCAGGTGCTGGTGTTCTCCCTGCTCGGGATGCTCCTGGCAACGCTGTTCGGATCGTCCACCAGCTACTTCTGGGTGTTTGGAGGCATCAGCTATTTGCTGTTCAGTTTACTCTAGGCCGGACGCGCCACTCGGCCACCTTCCCGTGCATTTCAATACCTCTCCACATTTAACCGCCCGCTAACCGGGTGTGTCCTACGTTAAGAACTCTCACATCCATCTGCCAGCGACGGCTCGTCGGGCTGGCTGCCGGGTGTTACGGTGGGTATCTGTTCccctgtgttttgttttgtggttaCGGAAGTCGGCAAAAAGTACATTAAAAACGActcataaaaaaatgaataaaaagcCTAAACCTTAACCGCGGTTGAGTGTccaataaaaacggaaagaaaactaCTTgggacacaaaacaaaaataaagcaaaagtATATTTACAAAAGAACGACATACGAATAAGAATgtttaataaaacaattttaccGCTCGCACGCTAGTCATAAATAGTATGCGTGAGAGCAAATCGggaccccggacccggtgaTTTCCTGTAAGTTTTCAAACACTTCCGGTGTGGCCTTGAAAAATAGATTCAATCATGATTTTCTCGGTACTGCTGCCGTGTTGTGTTTACTCAAAGATTCACATCACAAATCAGCTACAAGATTTGCCGGGCGATTGGGACGTTGGTTAGGAAAAACTCTGAGCAGCACAGTAATGAGGCTGGGCGAGGGCTGGCCAAAAGGGGTTtgtgcactgctgctgccaactGATTCCGAAACGGACGGAGGTTCCGGAGGACCCATGAGACTCTGGTGCAGTGCCAGTATTCCAATAATAAATTGCTGATACGACCGAGAGAGTTTTGATCGCTTACGCCACGTAGCTGTACTCGTCACCCGAGTTCGGAGTCCGCTCGATGTACTGCTTATCGATCAGTGATTCGATGCACTTCTTTATCATGGACACGTTGGGTGCAAAGCTGACCTTCGATTGCGACAGAATCTAGGGATTGTGGGATACATCATTAGGGTTACTATTTCAAAGCAAGCGGTCAATATCTTACCTCCTGAATTAACGCATTATGGCGAAGGACCTTTCGAGACTTCATTATACGCACAATAGCGGCCTGAAGATACATTTTGCGATCTTCATCCACGGCACTCATCGTGTGTTCGACCTGCGAAGTGAAAACCATTCAGAGAAGGTTTCGAAATGAACCTTGAAGCACACGCCGTGGCCATGTGTTACGTACCTCCTGGGGAGTTTCCTTCTGCAGATTTGTAGTGATTTTAAATTTCGTGCGCTTATTGTTGTAATTCGTGTTGATACTAACTTCCGTTTCGTCAGACATTTtctaaaaaaggaaagaaggGACCGATATTTGCTAATGAGTTCTCGAATGATGCCCGCCGAGGGGGTTTACCTCTTCGCTGAGCAGTAAAATTTTCGCCTCAACCAAGCTCTGCAGGTGCCGTTGGAAGATctcctgctgcagctgcaacgaGGACTGTAGCTCCTTGCACGTGTACTTATCCGTGGTCTCGAACATGAGCAGTATCGCCATCTGGTACGTTTGCATCGTCACGATGTAGTTGCGCTTCTCAAACGACAGCTTCATCTCGCCGTGACACAGATGGTGCAGCCAGGTGAGCTTGCGGCCACTGAAGTTGATATGGTAGAACTTTTCAAACAGACGAATGGACTTCTCAAACTCCTGCGGTATCGCGAACGACGCAACGACCTGCGTCGGGCCAAGGGGCCACGCGCCCGCTTGCAGCACCTTGACGGAGAAGTTGATGCctggaaagcaaaacaggCGGATGAGCGCACATCAAGTTTTCCCGAGCctgcccgtggccaccgtttttacCCGTTTCGAGCCAGTTGTCGTTGAGATAGTTGGTGAACTTTGTGTTCAAATCGGTCGACACCGAGATGTCGGTGAACATACGGTGCAGCTTGTTGGTGAACTCGTACCCGCACGCCTGTTTCAGCTTGTTGATCATCATCTCTTCGGCGTCCATGCTCTGTGACTGCTCGTGTATCAGCCGCTTCGCCAGCATGCGGCTGTAGAACTTCTGGTACACGTCCTTGTCCTCGATGTACTTgaaaatgatgatgctgcgcgTCAGCTTCTGGTCGATTTCGCCCTCGgtcgttttcgatttcttcaaCAAACTGTCACAGTACTTGGCCACCAGTTCCGCACTGCGGCACACCTGGTTGTTGCTGTGCTTTTCGTTGATGATGCGAGCACACGCCTTATCCAGTGCACCGAGAAACAGCGGATCCGACCGGAACGTGCGATGAATCAGTTCCTCATACTTCCGGTGAACATCCAACATGTTTTCCACGAACTGTATGTGTACCTGTGGAGGTCCAGAGGGGCGGCCAGAGTCAGTACGGTGACAGGGACGGGCAGCCAGAGTTCGCACTCACCGAATCACCCTTCATGCAAGCGATCGTTTTCTTGCCCTGCTCCTTGATGTGCTCCAGGAACACATCGATCAGTCGCTTCAGTCCCTCGGTAACGGGTTTCAGCAGAATGTACAGATTCCTCAGATCGGCACTCTTCTCAGTGGCCACCATCTCCTTGCACTCCGAGTACAGGAAGTTCATGTGCTTCGTCACCATTTCCTCCTCACATACTTTCCGCAACTTCGACAACGAACTGCGGATCGTGCAGGGGAATGCAAAGCATGAGCCGTCGATGAAAAGCACtaacacggaccacggacaTTCGCACATACCTGGCGTGAAGATAGATGTTTCctagtttttcttcttcctcgaactttttgatgattttttccatATATTGGCTCACGGTGCACACCTACGGTATCCGCAAGCCACAGAGAACGGCATACTCAAGATTACTCAAAGAAATCGCTCAGCATCCGATGATCTACTTTACCTGCAGAAGCTCGCTGGCCACGATACGGAAATGCTGCGCACTTTCTTCGAGCATGCGCGCCTCGAACAACTCCTGATACAACTTCAGCGAACCCTTCCGACGATACTCCTGCACGGCCACGAAGCTCTGTATCACGCCGCGGATAAAGTTGGTGCTTTTGTTCGACTgaccgctgctgttgctcgcCCGCTCCGCATTGATACCCTTCAGTATCTGATCGACCAGCTCACTGCCCAGTCGCTGGATCATGTACTGGTTCCAGATTTCCAGCGCCAGATCACCGACTTCCATTTTCTCCTGACTGTCGTTGTGGTTGATGCACCCATACACCACTTCCGCTTCATTGAGCTTCTGCTTCTTTATGTGCTGGTGGTTAAGGTATCTACCGGAACGGGAAAAGAACTTAAGTTCACTCTCTTTCGGTCGGTCAGACTCGCCACTGTATTGCGCTTACTGGTAAAGGTGATTTAAGTATTGCGAGCCGCGGCTGTACTCCATCCATGCGTCGTAGTAccgcgccagcagcagatccGAAGGTGTCGCCGATGGCGTAGACTGACCATCCTTGGGGGCATCTTCCGCATCGGGCACAAGTACACGCTCGAGCAGCAACTTTTGGACGTGATCTTCAAGAAATGTTTTTGTCTCTAGGTACAACCGATCCGCCAGCGGTTCCGGATGTGCAACGCAAATGACGTACACGTCCCTGAAGCGAAGGAaagtagcaaaacaaacaaacggacatGTACCTAAACTGTTTCAACTGATTGGAGGTCGAGCGATGCTTTTGCTTTGCTTGGGCGCTTTGTCACAGTGCAATCAGAGTCACACTGTACAGCGCGGCCGACGGCCATGGCCTAGATTTGGCGGTGGCACTCTCTTGGCGTCCACTAGGAGTTACGCTTACACGAATCGATTGCTCCAAACGCTGCGATCGACGTACTGCAGCGTCATCACCTGCTGCACCGTTTCCCGGAGGTCCTTCCAGACATCCTCGAAGACAATGGTCCGCGGTTTGAGCGACATCTTTCCCCggttctttctcttcctctgCGCGGCTGCTGTGAAGCTGGGCTGAAAAAATAACGACGTTCTATTTAAAGCGCACTTTCAGCCGTCCGTTTtgctcgccgtcgtcgtgagtAAGCGAATTCGCCGTCCAACGTAAACATAGACCAGTGCGTGCAGGCCGAAACTACGTACAACGCAAACGGCTGCTTTGTTTGCTACGCGAACTGAATGGTTGTATGATCTACGGGAACCTATTTAGCGATCGTCACTTTCGGTCAGTGGACGGACAAACCTTTCTCTTACTTCTAGTTCGACCCGATGAGTTTCAACTTTCTTTACGTTCTCAACTGTTCATAACACGCAAAAATAAAGTGTATGGCAGCAGGGCTGCCAGCCGAAGGTTGccgttttgacagctgacagcCGTTGACTTTGACAGACCTTCCCGCCGGCCGTGCTGTTCGTGTGGCAGCAGCGCCTAGTGTGACGTACTTTTAAACCTGCAACGAATGATTGTTAAACGACGGAAAGGACAAAATAACTGGCCATCATGTGTTTGATGTGCGAAACCCATCAACTGCGATTCGTGCGTAACAATGTGATGAAATTGAAAGCTTGCCTCAACCGACGAATGTATTTCGGGTTTCGGCTACCAACTGCCACTTGttgaatgcaaaataattgttAAGGGGACAAACAAAGACTGCACTGTGTTGTTCACAATTTAATAGACATTGTTCTTCATGCGATTCGTAACGGTAATCTTTTCTCAATTTCAATGTACGAGATTTACCGAGAGTTATGATTGGAAAAGGTATTGTGAAATACCACCACCTTCCACCACGATCTGGCCTACTGCGGGCTTTCGCCCTTCGTTCCAAGTCAGATTTGTGTGTCCAACTACCGCTCCGACCAAACCGGAAATCAATTAGATGGCACCAGTCACATGATCGCTACGGTGAGAGGTCAATATTAAACCCTGCTGCCCACTCGTTGCACTCCGCAAACGGACGTCTCTGCGGCCGGTGCCCCAAACGTGCCACTAACTGAATCTGCAAACCACAAAATAAGTGTAAAATCGTCTCATTAGCACCCGACGTGGCGGTGGGCAGCACAGCATGATGGTTCCCATTCGGtcattttccgtttgtttatcaatttttaattgaattgcaaattCGTGCTGCCGTGCCAGCCAGTCACACGGAGTGACCAGCCTCGGCCAGCAACAGGACCTCCACTTAgggctcgctctctctctctcttaggGTTTTCTTAGTCCGCCTCACACGGAGCAGCTCAACTCTCGCGAGCCTTCCGTCGGGGCCGCATATTGCGCATGTCCTGAAGGAGTCTACTCTACTCGCTCGATGATGCCGTTTTTCCTGGGGCACTACAACACTACCCGAGCGGGAGTAAAATAACCGTAACGCAGTTCATCGGAACCGTGCACACTgaagccagcagcagtactCGAAGCCCGTTTCGCTTCGTCCTCCGAGTTCGGTTTCGAGGCTGGTGAGATAGTGCGATGAGCTTGCGAGCCCGCAGCGCCCGATGGCGTAGGAGAAATCTAGAAAACAGTCCCACATCCGCTCCACAGGTGTAGGTAGCTTCGCGAGGTTCGCATCGTTCTCGGTCCGTTACTCGGTGGTGGCCTGTGTTCAAGTTCTCTGGCTAAGGTTAAGGGCTGATAAAATCGATTAATATTCCATGAATGAAGCCAATTGGTGTTTTGCTGACCGCATGCTATCAGTCCAAGGCTCGGAATCCAAACAGCAGTAGTAGCTAAGCTCAAATCGTCCCCTGGGGAAGCTCCGTGCTGTGCATATAAATTGATCCAAAAGCCCACGGTTAGTccacgaagcgcaaacacCACTTACCCAACCGGGACGGGCGGGCGTGAAAATCCTGACCTCGGATTCTCaggggcaccaggcgcctccatccgtGTTCCGTCGGGCGCAAATCGAGTAGTTTTAGAAAATTGGGGTTAGAAAATTGGAACGAAAAGTGTGtggtgggaaagaaaaaacaaatacccTCATAGTCCGTGCTGCCGAGGACGTGTACCTAGCGTTCCGGCGCTCCGAGACCTTCGCTCCGTAACGGTTGGGAAATGTGCAACAAATGGATGAGCGGTCGCTGAACGTCGAGCGTCGCGTATGTGCCCTATTTCGATCCATCACATTATCAGCTGCCGCGCGCATGATACCGCATGAAAACATCACTTCCGGAAAGTGTTGCCGTTGAGCAGGGTgccaaacagaaaaaggacaacCAGAAAGTGAGTACCACCAACGGGGGCTTCCGGACCGGAGGCGTATCATAGGCGCCGCTGCCTCGTcggcccgctgctgctggaacacCATCCGGAAAGGCTCATCCTTTGCCAGCGAGCCCGTTTGCCCGTTtcaacgaaacacaaaccagCACGAAGGTAAGCGGACGACGGGAATTTGGCGAACAAAGTTAATTCAATCATCTGCCACCGCGcgcgaaagttttccgttttctcatTCTGCTTCTCATCAATTTCGGGGCCGAAAACTCTCACCACACAGAGTTTGAGGCTAatattta encodes the following:
- the LOC131209098 gene encoding cullin-2 — encoded protein: MSLKPRTIVFEDVWKDLRETVQQVMTLQYVDRSVWSNRFVDVYVICVAHPEPLADRLYLETKTFLEDHVQKLLLERVLVPDAEDAPKDGQSTPSATPSDLLLARYYDAWMEYSRGSQYLNHLYQYLNHQHIKKQKLNEAEVVYGCINHNDSQEKMEVGDLALEIWNQYMIQRLGSELVDQILKGINAERASNSSGQSNKSTNFIRGVIQSFVAVQEYRRKGSLKLYQELFEARMLEESAQHFRIVASELLQVCTVSQYMEKIIKKFEEEEKLGNIYLHASSLSKLRKVCEEEMVTKHMNFLYSECKEMVATEKSADLRNLYILLKPVTEGLKRLIDVFLEHIKEQGKKTIACMKGDSVHIQFVENMLDVHRKYEELIHRTFRSDPLFLGALDKACARIINEKHSNNQVCRSAELVAKYCDSLLKKSKTTEGEIDQKLTRSIIIFKYIEDKDVYQKFYSRMLAKRLIHEQSQSMDAEEMMINKLKQACGYEFTNKLHRMFTDISVSTDLNTKFTNYLNDNWLETGINFSVKVLQAGAWPLGPTQVVASFAIPQEFEKSIRLFEKFYHINFSGRKLTWLHHLCHGEMKLSFEKRNYIVTMQTYQMAILLMFETTDKYTCKELQSSLQLQQEIFQRHLQSLVEAKILLLSEEKMSDETEVSINTNYNNKRTKFKITTNLQKETPQEVEHTMSAVDEDRKMYLQAAIVRIMKSRKVLRHNALIQEILSQSKVSFAPNVSMIKKCIESLIDKQYIERTPNSGDEYSYVA
- the LOC131212814 gene encoding putative fatty acyl-CoA reductase CG8306, with product MASEVQNFYKNKYIFLTGGTGFLGVAIIEKILRSMPEIAGIYLLMRPKKGKAIQERLQDLTKNSVFEQLLQTQSADVFKKLIPVSGDVGENFLGLSHEDQATIIENTNVVIHSAATLDFQATLRPTVNINLLGTKRVLDLCSRMRNLKSVVHVSSAYVNSYLSEAEEKLYPCTETSQKVIDLVDTLSDSALDDLLPKLLKDHPNAYTFTKQLAEHEVSNHAAQFPCAIIRPSMITGAWKEPTPGWTISKNGPQGFLMGASKGIIRRLPVGVDLVCDYIPVDAVVNQTLCLGWYMGTNSFREVKVFHCTSGTTNPFKWRSVIDQMNDYLHKYPLKSAIWYPRLKFVSSLWLYKLSAIFVHILPALVLDFVLRITGGRPMLMRLHTNVWDSLNRLEKFIFNEWKYYNPATQQLAQSLSEQDKDLFNFNIAQLQWPEYFVELTQGVRQYLNNEKPKSLDAARKKDKMLFVVDVVFQVLVFSLLGMLLATLFGSSTSYFWVFGGISYLLFSLL